CGCATGTGCAGTGCCCAACGGCACCACCCTCCCGCCGCAAGGCGTTGAAACAAGAACCGAAAGGAAAGGAGGAATAAACCATGAACCAAAACCAACAGAACCAGACATACCAACAACCCTACGTACAGAGCGTAGCGAGCACGGCAAGCGCTGTTCCGATCTACGGAGCAGAGCCCAAGAGCCATCCGAACCATCCGGAAAAGAAATTCCGCGCTGGCGCAGTAAGCGCAACCGTGTGGAAGAACGCTGGTAAAGGCAACCAAAGCAACGAGCAGTTCGAATATCGCAGTGTGAGCTTTGAGCGGTCGTACAAAGACCAGCAAGGCAACTGGAAAACAACCAATTCGTTGCGCATGAACGATCTGCCCAAGGCGCTTCTCGTGCTTGAAAAAGCGTACGAGTTTATCGCCTTAAGCGGCGCAGCATAACCGAAAATTCTTTTTTTTGTTTTCATACACTTATATACACAACATTAAAAAACAAACGAGGGATACTTATGGCACTGAAAATGGTACATCAAGAAGAGGAACCGATGGAAGAGGAAACGCAACAAGCAGAAGAGATGATAGAAATTAAAATGCCTGTAAATGCGCTGAAAAAATTTATGCTCGAAGACCTGCCTGGGGTCGGAGCGGCAACCGCACAAAAGCTAAAAGAGTGTGGGTTCGGCGACCAAATGGCAATCGCTGTTGCAACACCCGGCGAATTAGTACAAGCAACCGGCATGACTGAACAAGCGGCGCGGAAAATAATCAACGCTGCGCGCAACAGCCTCGACATGGGCTTTGAATCCGGCGATGACCTCCTCAAAAAAAGAGAACGAGTGATACGAATTTCAACTGGCAGCGCGAGTTTTGATGCGCTCATGGGCGGCGGGTTTGAAACCGGCTCCATTACTGAATGCTATGGCGAGTTTGGCTCGGGAAAAACCCAGATTGCAAATATCCTCACCATCAACGCACAAAAGCAGGATCCGACTGCTGTGGTTGTGTACATCGACACTGAAAACACGTTTCGGCCAGAGCGCGTGAAACAGCTTGCAGAAGCAGCAGGTCTTGACGCAACAAAAGTGCTCGGCAACATCAAAGTGGCTCGGGCATACAACTCTGACCATCAGATGATTTTGGCTGAAAAAGTTGAGGAGCTCATCCAAGACAAAAATCTAAACGTACGGTTGGTGATCGTCGACTCCTTGACTGCACACTTTCGTGCAGAATTTATCGGAAGGGGAACGCTTGCCGAACGCCAGCAGAAACTTAACAAGCATATGCACGTCCTGCTGAAACTTGCAGACACCTGCAACCTGTGTGTCTATGTGACCAATCAAGTCATGTCAAAGCCGGATGTGTTCTTCGGTGACCCAACTCAAGCAATCGGTGGCCACATTGTGGGTCACGCTTCAACCTACCGCTTGTACTTGCGCAAGGGCAAGAAAGGCAGCAGAGTTGCGAAACTTGTTGACAGCCCGGACAGGCCTGAAGGCGAATGCGGCTTTTATGTCACCGGAGAAGGCCTGAAAGACATCAAGGTCTAAATTTCTTTTTTTTCTTTTTTTCACGCCCTAAAAACTATATCTTTATATAGTGCAGGAAATTTTAAAAAATCAAGGCATGGGCTTACCCGTGCTGGTTTAAATACACAGGTGAATTACATATGGCATACGGTGAAAGACGATCCAGTGGTAGTGGTGGTAGTAGCTACGGTGGTGGCGGTGGCTACGGTGGCGGCGGAGGCGGCCGCAGCAGATTCGGCGGCGGTGAGCGCAGCTTTGACCGAGATTTCGGCAGCGTTCCGGTAAAAGTCGGCGATGAACTCGATGTAACTATCGAAGCAGTCGGAGAAAAGGGCGACGGCATTGCAAAGAAGGATGGCTTT
Above is a genomic segment from Candidatus Woesearchaeota archaeon containing:
- the radA gene encoding DNA repair and recombination protein RadA: MALKMVHQEEEPMEEETQQAEEMIEIKMPVNALKKFMLEDLPGVGAATAQKLKECGFGDQMAIAVATPGELVQATGMTEQAARKIINAARNSLDMGFESGDDLLKKRERVIRISTGSASFDALMGGGFETGSITECYGEFGSGKTQIANILTINAQKQDPTAVVVYIDTENTFRPERVKQLAEAAGLDATKVLGNIKVARAYNSDHQMILAEKVEELIQDKNLNVRLVIVDSLTAHFRAEFIGRGTLAERQQKLNKHMHVLLKLADTCNLCVYVTNQVMSKPDVFFGDPTQAIGGHIVGHASTYRLYLRKGKKGSRVAKLVDSPDRPEGECGFYVTGEGLKDIKV